From the genome of Streptomyces sp. NBC_00659, one region includes:
- a CDS encoding LLM class flavin-dependent oxidoreductase yields the protein MSSSRSPLHLAVALDGAGWHPAAWREPVSRPGELLTAAYWADLVTEAEHGLLDFVTIEDALGLQSSSPTEPDGRTDQVRGRLDAVLIAARIAPLTRHIGIVPTVVATHTEPFHISKAIATLDYVSTGRAGVRVQVTARQNEAAHFGRRTLPPFRIEDYRTPAGQELVTDLFEEAADYVEVVRRLWDSWEDDAEIRDIATGRFIDRDKLHYIDFESGRFSVKGPSITPRPPQGQPIVSALAHATVPYRLVARAADLGYVTPHDAEQARAIVEEIRTEQTAAGRGDETVHVFGDLVVFLDDDPAAAEARRERLDALAGHPYTGDARIFTGTPAELADLLLELSEAGLSGFRLRPAVVGHDLPAITRGLVPELQRRGAFRRAYEADTLRGLLGLTHPANRYATTA from the coding sequence GTGTCCTCGTCACGCTCTCCCCTGCACCTCGCCGTCGCCCTCGACGGCGCCGGCTGGCACCCGGCCGCCTGGCGCGAACCGGTCTCCCGCCCCGGTGAACTGCTCACCGCCGCCTACTGGGCCGATCTGGTCACCGAGGCCGAGCACGGTCTGCTCGACTTCGTGACCATCGAGGACGCGCTCGGCCTCCAGTCCTCCTCGCCCACGGAACCGGACGGCCGCACCGACCAGGTCCGCGGACGCCTGGACGCCGTCCTCATCGCCGCGCGGATCGCGCCACTGACCCGTCACATCGGCATCGTGCCGACCGTAGTGGCCACCCACACGGAGCCGTTCCATATCTCCAAGGCCATAGCCACCCTCGACTATGTGAGCACCGGCCGTGCCGGTGTGCGCGTCCAGGTCACGGCACGCCAGAACGAGGCCGCGCACTTCGGACGCCGAACCCTCCCGCCGTTCCGGATCGAGGACTACCGCACGCCCGCCGGGCAGGAGCTCGTGACCGACCTCTTCGAGGAGGCCGCCGACTACGTCGAGGTGGTCCGCAGGCTCTGGGACAGCTGGGAGGACGACGCGGAGATACGCGACATCGCCACCGGCCGCTTCATCGACCGCGACAAGCTGCACTACATCGACTTCGAGAGCGGCCGCTTCAGCGTCAAGGGCCCCTCCATCACCCCCCGGCCGCCCCAGGGCCAGCCGATCGTCAGCGCCCTGGCCCACGCCACCGTCCCGTACCGGCTCGTGGCCCGGGCCGCCGACCTCGGCTACGTCACCCCTCACGACGCCGAACAGGCACGCGCCATCGTCGAGGAGATCCGCACCGAACAGACCGCGGCCGGCCGGGGGGACGAGACCGTGCACGTCTTCGGCGACCTCGTGGTCTTCCTGGACGACGACCCCGCAGCCGCCGAGGCCCGTCGCGAGCGGCTGGACGCCCTCGCGGGCCACCCGTACACCGGTGACGCCCGGATCTTCACCGGAACTCCGGCCGAACTCGCCGATCTCCTCCTGGAGTTGAGTGAGGCGGGACTGTCCGGCTTCCGGCTGAGGCCCGCCGTCGTCGGGCACGACCTCCCCGCGATCACCCGAGGCCTGGTGCCCGAACTCCAGCGCCGGGGCGCCTTCCGGCGGGCCTACGAGGCCGACACCCTGCGCGGGCTGCTAGGACTCACCCACCCCGCGAACCGCTACGCCACCACCGCCTGA
- a CDS encoding putative leader peptide, with the protein MRRVSRRVPRPLAPRPLHLYGRPHIDLQRVAGALCRP; encoded by the coding sequence ATGCGCCGTGTGTCGCGCCGCGTGCCGAGGCCGCTCGCACCCCGCCCCCTGCACCTGTACGGCCGGCCGCACATCGATCTGCAGCGGGTCGCCGGCGCGCTCTGTCGCCCCTGA
- a CDS encoding GNAT family N-acetyltransferase, which translates to MSTSVHAAPSPSPTAPHVLDNAAWAALTGPHAHLAERVGRAARYPTDVSPFTALADPADPRSWDDLAALVGPGAVTPVTAVQAVPDGWTIEHSGDGVQLTATTLHSEPAPEAVRLGPADVPEILGLIALTRPGPFLPRTVELGTYLGIREGGRLIALAGERLRPPGWTEISAVCTHPGHRGRGLATRLVRAVAAGIRERGDTPFLHAAADNTNAIRLYESIGFTLRRRTRFVLVRTPGGQQSAHAGQEDAGQAEETAHP; encoded by the coding sequence ATGTCCACCAGCGTCCACGCCGCCCCTTCCCCGAGTCCGACCGCACCGCACGTCCTCGACAACGCGGCGTGGGCCGCGCTGACCGGTCCGCACGCCCACCTCGCCGAGCGCGTCGGCCGGGCCGCCCGCTATCCCACGGACGTCTCCCCGTTCACCGCCCTCGCCGACCCCGCCGACCCCCGCTCGTGGGACGACCTGGCCGCACTGGTCGGTCCGGGCGCGGTCACCCCCGTCACCGCGGTGCAGGCCGTGCCCGACGGCTGGACGATCGAACACAGCGGCGACGGGGTTCAGTTGACCGCCACCACGCTGCACTCCGAGCCCGCGCCCGAAGCGGTACGGCTCGGCCCCGCCGACGTGCCCGAGATCCTCGGCCTGATCGCCCTCACCCGGCCGGGCCCCTTCCTGCCCCGTACCGTCGAACTCGGCACCTACCTGGGCATCCGGGAAGGCGGTCGTCTGATCGCCCTGGCCGGCGAGCGCCTGCGCCCGCCGGGCTGGACCGAGATCAGCGCGGTGTGCACCCACCCCGGCCACCGAGGCCGGGGCCTGGCCACCCGTCTCGTCCGCGCGGTCGCGGCGGGGATCAGGGAGCGCGGAGACACCCCCTTCCTGCACGCCGCCGCCGACAACACGAACGCGATCCGGCTCTACGAGTCGATCGGGTTCACCCTGCGCCGCCGCACGCGGTTCGTGCTCGTCCGCACACCCGGCGGACAGCAGTCGGCGCACGCCGGGCAAGAAGATGCCGGGCAGGCGGAAGAAACGGCACACCCGTGA
- a CDS encoding transporter substrate-binding domain-containing protein — translation MPTFSLNRKALRGVAATAAVASLAATLAACGGDSDAATRTRTDAAGTVTVGALSNGAAKETVLKVSEVKSISDELPKSVAERGTLVVGIGALPAGSPPLNFVGQDQKTLTGSEPDLGKLVAAVLGLKPVVKNSTWENLFVGVDSGKVDVAFSNVTDTEERKKKYEFASYRQDNLAFEVLKKSTWNFDGDYRNLAGQTVAVGAGTNQEKILLEWKAKLAKAGKTFTVKYYQDNNATTLALNSGKIDSFFGPNPAVAYRATQNAKSPHPTRNAGQFSGAGETIQGLIAATAKKDSGLAKPVADAINYLIKNGQYGKWLASWNLSDEAVETSQVNPPGLPLDNS, via the coding sequence ATGCCCACCTTCAGTCTGAACCGCAAGGCCCTCCGCGGCGTCGCCGCGACCGCCGCCGTCGCCTCCCTCGCCGCCACTCTCGCCGCGTGCGGGGGAGACAGCGACGCCGCCACCCGCACGCGGACCGACGCGGCCGGAACCGTGACCGTGGGCGCGCTCTCCAACGGGGCCGCCAAGGAGACCGTGCTGAAGGTCTCCGAGGTGAAGTCGATCAGCGATGAGCTGCCCAAGTCCGTAGCCGAGAGAGGCACGTTGGTGGTGGGGATCGGCGCACTGCCCGCCGGGTCCCCGCCCTTGAACTTCGTCGGACAGGACCAGAAGACGCTCACCGGCAGCGAACCCGACCTCGGCAAGCTGGTCGCCGCGGTCCTCGGGCTGAAGCCGGTGGTGAAGAACTCGACCTGGGAGAACCTGTTCGTCGGCGTCGACAGCGGCAAGGTGGACGTCGCCTTCTCCAACGTCACCGACACCGAGGAGCGCAAGAAGAAGTACGAGTTCGCCTCGTACCGGCAGGACAACCTCGCCTTCGAGGTCCTGAAGAAGAGCACGTGGAACTTCGACGGCGACTACCGGAACCTGGCCGGCCAGACCGTCGCGGTGGGTGCCGGCACCAACCAGGAGAAGATCCTGCTGGAGTGGAAGGCGAAGCTGGCCAAGGCGGGCAAGACGTTCACCGTCAAGTACTACCAGGACAACAACGCCACGACCCTGGCGCTGAACAGCGGGAAGATCGACTCCTTCTTCGGCCCCAACCCGGCTGTCGCCTACCGCGCCACCCAGAACGCCAAGTCCCCCCACCCGACCCGCAATGCGGGCCAGTTCTCCGGCGCGGGCGAGACGATCCAGGGCCTGATCGCGGCCACTGCGAAGAAGGACAGCGGGCTCGCGAAGCCGGTCGCCGATGCCATCAACTACCTGATCAAGAACGGCCAGTACGGCAAGTGGCTGGCCTCTTGGAACCTCTCCGACGAGGCGGTGGAGACCTCCCAGGTCAACCCGCCCGGCCTGCCGCTCGACAACTCCTGA
- a CDS encoding amino acid ABC transporter ATP-binding protein encodes MSGETHLTTVRTRTAQAADATEAASTSSAPAADAAATAESAGALQVEPAAVEVHDVHKWYGAQRVLDGVELTVRPGEVTVVLGPSGSGKSTLLRVINHLEKPEIGHVSLNGELIGVRRHGDRLKELSERAILAQRSRIGFVFQNFNLFPHLTVLDNVAAAPVATGRLSRAGARELARDLLARVGLADKAAAYPRQLSGGQQQRVAIARALALRPGVILFDEPTSALDPELVGEVLAVIKDLAHSGTTLVIVTHEIGFAREIADRVVFMDGGRIVEQGPPEQVLDHPREARTREFLSKVL; translated from the coding sequence ATGAGCGGCGAGACCCATCTGACGACAGTGAGGACTCGGACGGCCCAGGCCGCCGACGCGACGGAAGCGGCGTCGACCTCCTCCGCCCCGGCGGCGGACGCCGCGGCGACCGCCGAGAGCGCCGGAGCGCTCCAGGTCGAGCCGGCCGCGGTCGAGGTGCACGATGTGCACAAGTGGTACGGAGCCCAACGGGTGCTGGACGGTGTGGAGTTGACCGTTCGGCCCGGCGAGGTGACGGTCGTCCTCGGCCCGTCCGGCTCCGGAAAGTCCACCCTCCTGCGGGTGATCAACCACCTGGAGAAGCCCGAGATCGGCCATGTGAGCCTGAACGGTGAGCTCATCGGCGTACGCAGGCACGGCGACCGTCTCAAGGAGCTGAGCGAGCGGGCCATCCTGGCCCAGCGCAGCCGGATCGGGTTCGTGTTCCAGAACTTCAACCTCTTCCCGCACCTGACCGTGCTGGACAACGTGGCCGCCGCTCCCGTGGCGACCGGGCGGCTGTCCAGGGCCGGGGCGCGGGAACTGGCCCGCGATCTGCTCGCCCGGGTGGGCCTGGCCGACAAGGCGGCCGCCTACCCCCGGCAGTTGTCGGGCGGTCAGCAGCAGCGCGTGGCCATCGCCCGCGCGCTCGCCCTGCGTCCCGGAGTCATCCTCTTCGACGAACCGACGTCGGCGCTCGACCCCGAACTGGTCGGCGAGGTCCTCGCCGTCATCAAGGATCTGGCCCACAGCGGCACCACGCTGGTCATCGTCACCCACGAGATCGGCTTCGCCCGCGAGATCGCCGACCGGGTGGTCTTCATGGACGGCGGCCGCATCGTCGAACAGGGCCCGCCCGAGCAGGTGTTGGACCATCCGCGAGAAGCGCGCACCAGAGAGTTCCTGAGCAAGGTGCTCTGA
- a CDS encoding amino acid ABC transporter permease: MSQPPGSAVSLGTATPAEAIPRTDFPAAPKPLAAQRVLPLRRPGRWIITAVVLVLAAQIAHGLVTNPFYQWDRFQYWFFRPTILDGLLITLEVALYSAVLGLLGGIVLALARLSRSPVLRAVSWVYTWLFRSVPLIVVLLFLYNFSALYQTLSVGVPFGPAFFTFDESRLATDMAVAVVGLSLNEAAYASEVVRGGVLSVDQGQHEAASALGLPKRYQFAKIVFPQALRSITPNYVNQLIGLIKGTSLVFYVSLLDLFGSVQSMGSTYPGDIVPLLLVATAWYLILTSVVSVIQFYVERYYSRGALRTLPPTPLQKARNALRDVRARFRRETAI, from the coding sequence ATGAGTCAACCTCCCGGCAGCGCTGTGTCCTTGGGAACAGCGACGCCCGCCGAGGCGATCCCCCGTACCGACTTCCCCGCCGCGCCCAAGCCTCTGGCGGCCCAGCGGGTCCTTCCGCTCCGGCGTCCCGGCCGCTGGATCATCACGGCCGTCGTGCTCGTGCTGGCCGCCCAGATCGCCCACGGCCTGGTGACCAACCCCTTCTACCAGTGGGATCGGTTCCAGTACTGGTTCTTCCGCCCCACCATTCTCGACGGCCTGCTCATCACCCTCGAAGTGGCCCTCTACAGCGCCGTGCTGGGCCTTCTCGGCGGTATCGTGCTGGCTCTGGCCAGGCTCTCCCGGAGCCCGGTGCTGCGCGCGGTGAGCTGGGTCTACACCTGGCTGTTCCGGTCGGTGCCGCTGATCGTGGTCCTGCTGTTCCTCTACAACTTCAGCGCGCTGTACCAGACGTTGAGCGTGGGCGTTCCGTTCGGGCCGGCCTTCTTCACCTTCGACGAGTCCCGCCTGGCCACCGACATGGCCGTCGCCGTCGTAGGACTGAGCCTGAACGAAGCGGCGTACGCCTCCGAAGTGGTACGCGGCGGCGTTCTCTCCGTCGACCAGGGCCAGCACGAGGCGGCCTCCGCCCTGGGACTGCCGAAGCGGTACCAGTTCGCGAAGATCGTCTTCCCGCAGGCACTGCGCTCCATCACCCCCAACTACGTGAACCAGCTGATCGGCCTGATCAAGGGCACCTCGCTGGTCTTCTACGTGTCCCTGCTGGACCTGTTCGGCTCGGTGCAGAGCATGGGCAGCACCTACCCCGGCGACATCGTGCCGCTGCTCCTCGTGGCCACCGCCTGGTATCTGATCCTCACCAGCGTCGTGTCCGTCATCCAGTTCTACGTCGAGCGGTACTACTCGCGGGGCGCGCTGCGCACCCTGCCGCCGACCCCGTTGCAGAAGGCGCGGAACGCTCTGCGTGACGTGCGGGCCCGGTTCCGGAGGGAGACGGCGATATGA
- a CDS encoding putative leader peptide → MPRNGLTRRLHIDLLRVSSAY, encoded by the coding sequence ATGCCAAGGAACGGCTTGACGAGGCGCCTGCACATCGATCTGTTGCGTGTCTCCAGCGCTTACTGA
- a CDS encoding glutathione S-transferase C-terminal domain-containing protein: MPETASRTSSTADARPCEQISFPSALRLQPAATPSVLPHRVDSRIGVGLAGGFYPAPHRYELYLSRSCPFSLRIAITLELLGLRDSVATTLLADPARTPDAFASLRRAYEATEYHFDGPLTAPALCDRWSGRIVSNHPPAILRDLAGLFSGHTTTSPSALCPPSLAADIEALRDLLDRDVTPSAPASELAAALDLLDCQLAASSYVLGDSLTAADVDVWTALTGLGPCDALRSRPRLLDYVRRLGDHPAFRHGCDAVPLSADV; the protein is encoded by the coding sequence ATGCCCGAGACAGCTTCGCGCACGTCCAGCACTGCCGACGCACGCCCCTGTGAGCAGATTTCGTTCCCCTCGGCCCTTCGCCTCCAGCCGGCGGCGACACCGTCCGTCCTCCCCCACCGCGTCGACAGCCGCATCGGTGTCGGTCTCGCCGGCGGCTTCTACCCGGCTCCACACCGCTACGAGCTGTATCTGTCGCGGAGTTGTCCGTTCTCGCTGCGTATCGCCATCACCCTCGAACTGCTCGGCCTGCGGGACTCGGTCGCCACCACGCTTCTGGCGGACCCCGCGCGGACACCCGACGCCTTCGCCTCACTGCGCCGCGCCTACGAGGCCACCGAGTATCACTTCGACGGACCGCTCACCGCTCCCGCCCTGTGCGACCGGTGGAGCGGACGCATCGTCAGCAACCACCCGCCCGCCATCCTCCGCGATCTGGCCGGACTGTTCTCCGGTCACACCACGACGAGCCCCTCCGCGCTCTGCCCTCCGTCCCTCGCCGCCGACATCGAAGCCCTCCGCGATCTGCTCGACCGCGATGTCACCCCGTCCGCCCCGGCCTCGGAGCTCGCGGCCGCTCTGGATCTGCTGGACTGTCAACTCGCCGCGAGTTCCTACGTGTTGGGCGACTCCCTCACGGCGGCGGACGTGGACGTATGGACGGCTCTCACCGGGCTGGGCCCCTGCGACGCCCTCCGCTCGCGTCCCCGGCTCCTGGACTACGTGCGCCGACTCGGCGATCACCCCGCCTTCCGGCACGGGTGTGACGCGGTGCCCCTGTCGGCGGACGTCTGA
- a CDS encoding acyltransferase family protein has protein sequence MEPAPPVPRPLSHRPSPASGPLAPGGSTGPPRLGWLDALRGLAALLVAIDHSSYAFMAGFREQLLPQLNIGRYGVMVFFLVSGYVVPASLERRGCVRTFWIGRAFRVYPLWAAVVGSVLALDLLGVAHLGARFDGRNPVTVAVAHVTLLQELLGTPSVVLVLWTLSYELAFYLLVVALFTVRLHRRSATVAVALGALAAVSATAAFVPQASALSSAIGTGPLVALTTTALAFAVLCGSSTMSALRVPGAVAGGVLALVLVPFNGTVPLWEGLVILAVIFLGTAVRRAESGEITWPCAARAAAVVLICAVGCAYEHGAAAHFARRGWITAFLLAVLTFGVALALRRRRFPRALTWLGTVSYSVYLVHPALLAVSDSVLGRHRRDSPVLEAAFLAVLLPLAALTHHLVEVPGQALGRKRIRRMRST, from the coding sequence ATGGAACCCGCACCTCCCGTTCCCCGGCCGCTGTCACACCGGCCGTCCCCGGCGTCAGGTCCACTCGCGCCCGGCGGCTCCACCGGTCCCCCGCGGCTGGGCTGGCTGGACGCCCTGCGCGGGCTCGCCGCGCTCCTCGTGGCGATCGACCATTCGTCGTACGCCTTCATGGCGGGGTTCCGTGAGCAGCTGCTGCCCCAGCTGAACATCGGCCGGTACGGCGTCATGGTGTTCTTCCTGGTGAGCGGCTACGTCGTCCCCGCCTCGCTCGAGCGCCGCGGCTGTGTGAGGACCTTCTGGATCGGGCGGGCCTTTCGCGTCTACCCGCTGTGGGCCGCCGTGGTGGGCTCGGTCCTCGCGCTGGATCTGCTGGGCGTCGCGCATCTGGGCGCTCGCTTCGACGGGCGGAATCCCGTCACGGTGGCCGTCGCGCACGTCACCCTGCTCCAGGAACTGCTGGGGACACCGAGTGTCGTCCTCGTCCTGTGGACGCTGTCGTACGAGCTGGCGTTCTACCTGCTGGTCGTCGCCCTGTTCACGGTCCGGCTGCACCGGCGCTCGGCGACGGTCGCGGTGGCTCTGGGAGCGCTGGCCGCCGTGAGCGCGACGGCGGCGTTCGTGCCGCAGGCGTCGGCGCTCTCCTCCGCGATCGGTACCGGCCCGCTCGTCGCGCTCACCACGACGGCGCTGGCGTTCGCCGTCCTCTGCGGGAGTTCCACGATGTCCGCGCTGCGTGTGCCGGGGGCCGTGGCGGGAGGCGTCCTCGCGCTGGTCCTGGTCCCCTTCAACGGCACCGTTCCCCTCTGGGAAGGCCTGGTGATCCTGGCCGTGATATTCCTCGGTACCGCCGTCCGGCGGGCGGAAAGCGGGGAGATCACCTGGCCGTGCGCGGCCCGCGCCGCCGCCGTCGTGCTGATCTGCGCCGTGGGCTGTGCGTACGAGCACGGCGCGGCGGCCCACTTCGCACGGCGCGGCTGGATCACCGCGTTCCTGCTGGCCGTACTCACCTTCGGCGTGGCCCTCGCGCTGCGCCGCCGGAGATTTCCGCGCGCGCTGACCTGGCTGGGGACGGTCAGCTACTCGGTGTACCTGGTGCATCCGGCCCTGCTGGCGGTGAGCGACAGTGTGCTCGGCCGGCACCGCCGCGACAGTCCCGTACTCGAAGCGGCGTTCCTCGCCGTGCTGCTGCCGTTGGCAGCGCTGACCCATCACCTCGTCGAGGTGCCGGGTCAGGCCCTGGGCCGGAAACGGATCCGCCGCATGCGGTCGACGTGA
- a CDS encoding expansin EXLX1 family cellulose-binding protein — protein sequence MKETRQAARRRARRRTLWALTPVALVAAGALVCLTVAFRPGHRADTGHPAASTAAGSLGTAAPGRESSAGSASPTVTRPPGSAVSPTETARPSTASARPSAPDASRTTATTASLAGRIRPGVGYRGVATTYDAGTGDGACSYGPSGDLMTAAMNHTDYETSKACGAYVLVRAAGGATVTVRITNECPTGCAPGQLDLSAQAFARLANPAAGRIPITWKLLSPGDSGTVALRYKTGSSRYWCAVQVIGHRNPVARLELRADGGWRRLPRTDYNYFLAEDGGGCGVTIRITDIYGERLTVDGIAVRPGSAQTTRLQFARH from the coding sequence ATGAAGGAAACGAGGCAGGCCGCGCGACGGCGTGCACGTCGGCGGACGCTGTGGGCGCTCACTCCGGTCGCTCTGGTCGCGGCCGGTGCCCTGGTCTGTCTGACCGTGGCGTTCCGGCCCGGCCACCGGGCCGACACGGGACACCCGGCGGCCTCGACCGCCGCCGGTTCCCTGGGGACCGCGGCTCCCGGCCGGGAGTCCTCGGCCGGATCGGCGTCCCCCACCGTGACCCGGCCGCCCGGCTCGGCAGTCTCCCCGACCGAGACGGCCCGCCCCTCCACGGCGTCGGCGCGGCCCTCGGCCCCGGACGCCTCCCGGACCACGGCGACGACGGCCTCGTTGGCGGGACGGATCCGCCCGGGGGTCGGATACCGGGGAGTGGCGACCACGTACGACGCCGGAACCGGCGACGGCGCCTGCTCCTACGGTCCGAGCGGCGATCTCATGACGGCGGCGATGAACCACACGGACTACGAGACGTCCAAGGCGTGCGGGGCCTACGTACTGGTGCGCGCGGCCGGCGGCGCGACCGTCACGGTCCGGATCACCAACGAATGCCCGACGGGCTGCGCCCCCGGGCAGCTCGACCTCAGCGCACAGGCGTTCGCCCGGCTCGCGAACCCCGCGGCCGGCCGGATCCCTATCACGTGGAAGCTGCTGAGCCCCGGCGATTCCGGCACGGTCGCGCTCCGCTACAAGACCGGGTCCAGCCGCTATTGGTGCGCGGTCCAGGTGATCGGCCACCGGAATCCGGTGGCCCGGCTGGAACTGCGAGCCGACGGCGGATGGCGGCGGCTGCCTCGCACCGACTACAACTACTTCCTCGCCGAGGACGGCGGCGGGTGCGGGGTCACGATCAGGATCACCGACATCTACGGTGAACGCCTGACCGTCGACGGCATCGCGGTGCGCCCCGGCTCCGCGCAGACGACCCGGCTCCAGTTCGCCCGGCACTGA
- a CDS encoding PP2C family protein-serine/threonine phosphatase, with translation MSHAREHGSERRPKRTFRNRGVGSGAAARKRAAHLAFGTPVLPLLVVGAIVLVDLAGGAGMIWLPLLAAGPALAATTSRPFGVLCVGLLAAALSAVLGIRDGVPGAELMAVLSALAAVTLASALASALRWRRERVLAAVRSVAEAAQHALLAPIPSSVGPFQVAVRYSAAAAEARIGGDLYALVPTPYGVRMIIGDVRGKGLPAVGMAALVLGVFREAAYDEPDLLTVVARIERSLARNLDYDDFVTAVVAGYPEPGRLEVVNCGHAPPLHVRASGSVASVDPVNPAPPLGLRALTGETPSLQVLPLADGDQLLLYTDGVTEARDHGREFYALAEGLARNVSDEPASTLAALDAELQAHVGGRLHDDAALLLLRMPASVEPASAVAAGGGSVTVPSPPRPPAAGVRCGRGAE, from the coding sequence ATGAGTCACGCCCGAGAGCACGGTAGCGAGCGCCGGCCGAAGCGGACGTTCAGGAACCGAGGTGTCGGTTCCGGCGCGGCGGCCCGCAAGCGCGCCGCCCATCTCGCCTTCGGCACCCCAGTGCTCCCTTTACTGGTCGTCGGTGCCATCGTGCTCGTCGACCTGGCCGGGGGAGCGGGGATGATCTGGCTGCCGCTGCTGGCCGCGGGACCCGCGCTGGCCGCCACCACCAGCCGGCCGTTCGGAGTTCTGTGCGTCGGTCTGCTGGCCGCGGCGCTGAGCGCGGTGCTCGGCATCCGGGACGGCGTTCCGGGTGCCGAGCTCATGGCCGTCCTGTCCGCCCTGGCGGCCGTCACGCTGGCGAGCGCCCTGGCCAGCGCGCTGCGCTGGCGCCGGGAGCGGGTCCTCGCGGCCGTCCGCTCCGTCGCGGAGGCCGCCCAGCACGCTCTGCTCGCGCCCATACCGTCGAGTGTCGGACCGTTCCAGGTGGCCGTCCGCTACAGCGCCGCCGCGGCCGAGGCCCGGATCGGTGGGGATCTCTACGCGCTGGTGCCCACGCCGTACGGGGTGCGCATGATCATCGGCGATGTCCGGGGCAAGGGGCTGCCGGCCGTGGGCATGGCCGCGCTCGTGCTCGGTGTCTTCCGTGAGGCGGCCTACGACGAGCCCGATCTCCTCACCGTCGTCGCCCGGATCGAGCGGAGTCTGGCGCGCAACCTGGACTACGACGACTTCGTGACCGCTGTGGTCGCCGGGTACCCGGAACCGGGCCGGCTGGAGGTCGTCAACTGCGGACACGCGCCTCCGCTGCATGTCCGCGCGTCCGGGAGCGTCGCGTCGGTCGACCCCGTCAATCCCGCACCGCCGCTCGGGCTGCGGGCCCTGACGGGGGAGACCCCGAGCCTCCAGGTGCTGCCGCTCGCCGACGGCGATCAGCTGCTGCTGTACACCGACGGCGTCACCGAGGCCCGCGATCACGGCCGGGAGTTCTACGCGCTCGCGGAAGGGCTGGCACGGAACGTGTCCGACGAGCCGGCCTCCACGCTCGCCGCGCTCGACGCCGAGCTCCAGGCCCATGTGGGCGGCCGGCTGCACGACGACGCGGCCCTGCTGCTGCTCCGCATGCCGGCCTCCGTCGAGCCGGCGTCGGCGGTGGCCGCGGGCGGTGGCTCCGTCACCGTTCCCTCCCCGCCCCGGCCGCCTGCCGCGGGTGTGCGCTGCGGCAGGGGCGCGGAGTAG
- a CDS encoding IclR family transcriptional regulator: protein MGARDGPTLITSVQRAFRLLEAVSAHENGAPAKQLARETELPLATAYHLLRTLVHDGYIRKLDDGGFILGDKMQTLRTQGRGQELLSRVRPTLAALRDELASAAYLTFYEDGEIRVAEIVDGPRTPRVDLWVGFEDAGHATALGKSVLRELDEESRNDYLARHTLADLTPRTITSRRQLLRHLASSPVAPAVTDLEEYALGTVCVAVPVYSGDTLGSLGVSLPAERLSRLDEVLARLIPTANRVTRGLSLTI from the coding sequence ATGGGAGCTCGCGACGGGCCCACGCTCATCACTTCCGTTCAGCGGGCCTTCCGCCTGCTGGAGGCGGTGAGCGCGCACGAGAACGGTGCGCCCGCCAAACAGCTGGCGCGCGAGACCGAGCTGCCGCTGGCCACTGCCTATCACCTGCTCCGGACCCTCGTCCACGACGGGTACATCCGCAAACTCGACGACGGCGGGTTCATCCTGGGCGACAAGATGCAGACGCTGCGGACGCAGGGTCGCGGGCAGGAGCTGCTCAGCCGCGTCCGTCCCACGCTCGCCGCTCTGCGGGACGAACTCGCCTCGGCCGCCTACCTCACCTTCTACGAGGACGGTGAGATCAGGGTCGCCGAGATCGTCGACGGGCCCCGGACGCCCCGGGTCGACCTGTGGGTCGGCTTCGAGGACGCCGGGCACGCCACCGCGCTGGGCAAGTCCGTACTGCGGGAGCTGGACGAGGAGTCCCGCAACGACTACCTCGCCCGGCACACCCTCGCCGACCTCACCCCGCGGACCATCACCAGCCGACGGCAACTGCTGCGCCACCTGGCCTCGTCGCCGGTGGCCCCGGCCGTCACGGACCTGGAGGAGTACGCCCTCGGTACGGTCTGCGTCGCCGTTCCCGTCTACAGCGGGGACACGCTCGGCTCGCTCGGCGTCTCGCTCCCCGCCGAGCGGCTTTCCCGGCTCGACGAAGTCCTGGCGCGGCTGATTCCGACCGCGAACCGGGTGACCAGAGGCCTGTCGCTCACTATCTGA